The genomic region GCAGCCCGGTACGGAGCGGAGGAGGTAGCGACGCACGCGACCCGGTTCGCTTCTCACGGCATGGTGGAGACGCAAAACACCTTCTTGCTCCGGGGGCAGCCACCAAAGAGGGTGATTGATCTGGATGACCATACCGTTCTAATCCCGTACCGGGAGGCAATGTCAGATGGAGAGCTTCGGCGTCTGGCAAGTGACTCGGGGCAACGCGACTTTTGGCCTCCGGACGGAGCAACTGATGTGTACATCCTGAGAACCACGGTATTCGAGAACAAGGGCAGATGGATAGGGGAGCCAGAACAGCACATAAGTCCCCTCCTTCGTCTCGGGATTGAGCCGCTAGTGCTGCTGCTGGGTCTCGTGTGGGGAGTAGGTCTTCGCCCATTTGGGGGTTTGTACTCCATCCCAGAGCCCATAGCAGCGACTCTGCCACATGTCTTTTCGTTGCAGAATGGATCGTGGGCTCAACGCACTTCGCTTCTCTCGCCTGGATTCGGTCATCAGCCCACTACTCGCCCCTTTGACGCCCGCGAGCTTGCGGACCTGGTGGAGAGGCATACTGCGCTGCCAGACCAAGAAAGAAACCGGGCAGCTCTCGCGCTCAGGAGGCTGCGGGACAGCAGAGAGAGGGACGGCGAAGACGCGATGAGCGACCGGGCCATTGACTTGACCATCGCTCTGGAAGCCATGTTCATGGAGGGTGAGAGATACAACCACGGGAAGTTTGTCTCCGGGCGGGCTTCCTGGCACTACGCCGACTCAACGCAGGAGAGAGATGCCGTCAGGAATCAGTTGAAGGAATTCTATAGCTACAGGAATGACGTAGCCCACGGGAAGTCGGCGGGGAGAAGCCAGACCGTTTGGGACATGCTCGACAAGATAGACAACATAGCGCGTGCTTGCCTCAAAACCATGATAATCAAGGGAAGACCGGGGGATTGGGAGGCTAGCAAAGACTTCAAGCAAATCCGACAGAACCCCCCTCGGAAGGACACGGAGATTCCATCTACCAAGTCCGATTCCCTGAGTTGGTCGGTAGCAGAGCAAAGGGCGATTGACGCGGCACTAGTAGCTGTCTGGAGGCCAGAAGTAGACAATGCGCCCGACCCGGTTCCAGGAGCGGTTGTGCATATAACCCAAGGTATTGTCTCCGAGGGGATCGAGCGTTGCCGGCGGGAAGGGACCGCCTTCACCATAGTAGCCCCCATCCGTCTCTACCTCGCCCACCCGATGTGGCCAAAGGAAGGAGAAGACCCGGACCAAAGGGTTATGCACTACTGTGGACAAGACGTAGAGAGGCATCTGCGAATGTGGCACTCTGCGGCGCAGGAGAAGGTGATGCACATATTTGAGCTCGAATCTGAGAGTCCAGAGTTCTTTCTTCCACGCGTATTGCCCCATTGGCGCGAGCTGCTGCAAAGAGCGGGGTTATGAAGGATTCCATATTGTCGGTATGCGCGAGCCTGCCCTTCTGCCGTAGCGCGATAAAAGGGTAAGCCAACTTAGAGTCGCGCCAGCCGCATCTCGAAGACCGTGCCATCTACCGTCCACGCAGGCCCACCGACGACATCGCGCAGTCCAAGTGCTCACGGGCGTGTTGCAGCCGATAGCCGCTATACGTATACTTGCTATGCGGTACCGTATACTTCCCAGAGGGGCCAACTCCCGATGAAGCAAAAGCTCACCATCACCGTGGACGCCGAGCTGCTCCCGGCGGCCAAACGGTATGCCCGCTCCCGCGGCGTGTCCCTCTCGTCGCTGGTCGAGCAATCGCTCAGGGAAATGGCCGGCGGGAACATGCAATCGTTCTCCATGCGGTGGCGAGGGAAGTTTCGGGCCGCGGAGCGTCACGATGACCCGCGCTACGACGCGTTGGCCAAGAAGTTCCTCCAGTGATTCTCCTGGACACCGACGTGCTCATCGACGTCGCGCTCGACAGGCTTCCACACTCAGACCCGGCTTCCGAACTCTTGGATCGGATCGAGCATGGCGCAGAGGCCGCCTACATCGCGTGGCACTCCGCGTCGAACTTCTATTACATCGTCTCGCCAGTGCTCGGAGGCACAAGCACCCGAGAGTTCATTGCCGAGCTCACCCGCTTTGTATCGGTGGCTACCACCGACACGGAGAGTGTCCGGTATGCCACCGCGCTGCCAATGGCCGATTTCGAGGACGCCATACAGGTAGCCGCCGCCCGTGCCTGCGGGGCTCGCCATATCGTCACGAGGAATGTCGCGGACTACGAACGCTCCCCCATCCGTGCAATCAGCCCTCAGGAATCGCTCAGTGAATTGTTCTGATGCTCGGCGAGTCTGCCCCGAGAGGGACACGTGAACAGCCCCGGGGCCGATTGCTCAGTCGGACGAGCGCCGCACTCGCATTGCGGAGGTCGTGGGTTCGAGTCCCATTCGGTCCACCATCACTACTTGAAGAAGCCATCTCAAGAAGCCGCCATTTGGCCCGTTCCAAGCCCCTCCTACGGGACGGGAATCTTCCGTCAGGCCGGTAGTACATTGGGCAATCGGGCCATCCTCTTGATCTCGCGGAGGCGACAGTAGATGGAGAACGTCATTTACACCCCAGAGGGCTATACGGATCGAATACGACAAGTGCTCGGAAACTGCCTCGTTGAGACGAATCATTCTCAAGGTGAGAAGTCCATAGGCAAAGTACGGGATCGATACGATCTTGGAGACCGTTTGGCCCTCATCACCACCGACCGGCAGAGTGCATTCGACCGGGTGCTCGCCGCTATCCCCTTCAAAGGGCAGGTCCTCAACCTGACGAGCGCCTGGTGGTTTGAACAGACCCGCCATATCGTGCCAAATCACGTGCTATCCATTCCCGATCCAAACGTCACGATTGCCAAGCAATGCATCGTCTTCCCAATTGAGTTCGTGGTGCGTGGGTACATCACCGGAACCACGAGCACCGCCCTGTGGACGGTCTATAAGAGTGGCCGGCGCGAGTACTGCGGCATCGATCTGCCCGAAGGCCTGGTGAAAAACCAGAAGCTCCCGTCGAACTACCTCACACCGACCACCAAGTCGGAGGATCACGACCGTCCGATCAGCCCCGACGAGATCGTGTCCGAAAACTGGATGACGGCCGCCGATTGGGAACAATGCAGCCGCATCGCGCTGGAACTTTTCGCGTTCGGTCAAGCCAAGGCAGCCGAGCATGGCCTGATTCTTGTGGATACCAAATATGAGATGGGCCGTGACGAGAACGGTGAGATCCTTCTGATCGACGAGATCCACACCCCCGACTCCAGTCGTTACTGGATCGCCGACACCTATCAACAGCGCATGCGCGAGGGACGGGAACCCGACAACGTCGACAAGGAGTTCCTCCGGCTCTGGTTCACGGAGAACTGCAACCCCTACGAGGATGAGGTCCTCCCGCCGGCGCCGGACGACCTTGTCGTCGAGCTCTCACGACGCTACATCTACCTCTACGAGAAGATCACCGGTCGCTCCTTCGAGTTTCCAGAGTCGGACCAACCCATCGAGACGCGTTTGGCCAGCAACCTGCAAGGAATCACATGACGGTGTCCGCGGGCCAATAGCGACCACCGGTGAAGAAATACATTCTCTTCGACCATGACGGGGTTCTGGTGGAAACCGAGTTCTGGTATTTCAAAGCCGGCGAGCGCGCCCTGGCTGACATCGGATTCACCATGGATCGAGATCAATACCTCCGAGACATGACCCACGGAAATGCCACCTGGGCCCAAGCCATAGCGGCAGGCATTGATGAACAGTCCATCGACAGACAGCGCGAGGTCCGTAACGCCTATTACCAGGAGTATCTTCGAACCGAAGACATCGAGATCGATGGAGTCTTGGAAACGCTGGACGTACTTGCAGGCACGTACCGGATGGGCATCATTACCACGTCCAAACCAGATGATTTCGCCCTCATACACAAAGAGCGAGCAATCGTGGACTATATGGAATTCTATTTGGCCAGGGATGACTACGAACGAGCCAAACCACATCCCGAACCCTACCTGAAAGGGCTCCAGCGCTTTGGCGCGACTGCCGCTGAAACGGTGGTCATTGAAGACTCGGCGAGAGGGTTGGAGTCGGCAATTGCGGCGGGTATTGACTGCATCGTGGTTGCGAACGAGTTCACGGCATCTCACGACTTGTCCAAAGCAACCGCCAAGGTCGCGACGTTTAGGGAATTGCCAACTGCTATAAAGGAATTAGCAAGCTAGCCAGGCGCTATCGCCGCTCCGCCGTACGCCTGCACGCTAAACGGCGAGTGGCGAGATGGGAGCCGCGTATATGAGCGCCAAGCGGGTCGTCATCGTTGGCGGGGGATTCGCCGGGCTCAGCGCCGCCTACACGCTGATGCGGCGCGGCATCACGCCCCTGCTGCTCGAGGCCAACGAGCGCGTGGGGGGACGCGGCCGCGGCGAGCGGGTGGACGGGTTCTCCCTGGACATGGGCGCCTTCGTCTTCACCTCCACCTACGACACCGCCTTCCGCATGTGCGAGGAGTTGGGCCTGCCGCTCGTGCCGTCGATGATGAAGTTCGGCCACCACCGCAATGGACGCTGGGTGACGACGACGCCGGACCAATCGCTCTGGAATTTCATCCGGCACCTGCGGACGGCCATCGCCATGGGCTTTCTCTCGCCCGCGGGCATGCGGGCGGGGTTCAAGGTGATGCGGGAAATTCATCGCCAGGCCGACTACATGAGCTTCGCCAGCGACAGCCCCATCGCCGCGATCGACGACGACGAGTCCTTCGGCGATTACATGCAGCGGCTCAACGTGCCCGAGAACTTGCAGCTGACGCTCGAGGCGCCTCTCAAGATGATTCTGGGCGATCCGAGGCCCGCGGGACAGGCACTGATGCGGGCCTACATCGGCGAAACGATGCTGCACGAGGGCAGGGTCTCCATGCCCGAGCGCGGCATCGGCTCCCTGAGCGAGGCGCTGGCCACGTACTGCGCCGACGCGATTCGCGTATCGACCCCGGTCAGGAGGATCGTCGTCGCGGACGGGTCGGCGACCGGCGTGGTCACGGACGGCGAGACGATCGAGGCGGACGCGGTCATCTGCGCCGTCCCCGGCACCAAGGTCGCGGACCTCGTCCCCGAGCTGCCGGCGGAAACGCGCCGTGCGCTCGGCGCCGTCAGCTACTCGACCGGTTGCCGGGTGGTGATCGGCCTCGACCGCTCCCCGCTCCCTCCCGGCTGGCACGGCGCGCTATTCCCGGAGGACGACGACGCCCCGCTGCTGCTCGACCGGACGGCCTTCCTGCCCTCCTGCGCGCCGCCGGGCAAGGGCATTCTCGACCTGCTTATCGGGCGCGACCGCGCCAAGGAGCTCATCCCGCTCGCCGACGAGGAGATCAAGCGCCGCATGCTGGGCGCCGCGCGCCGCAACGCGCCGCCAGGCTCGGCGTTTCCCGGCGACGACGAGGGCCTCTTCTATCGCGTCTACCGCTGGGAAGAGGCGCTGTGCATGGGAACGCCGGGAATGCTCGCCGCGGTGGCGAAGATCCCGGAGCAGCTCGCTGGGCGCATCGACAACCTGTTCCTGGCCGGCGACTACATGAGCGTGCCGTCGGTCAACGGCGCACTCTCCAGCGGCCAAAGCGCCGCAATTGAGGTCGCGGACCGCTTAAAGTCTCGCGTCAGCTAGGCCGGGCGTCCGCTTAGGGTTGGCTCGCCTCGTCGTCTGTCGATCGTGCGAGTCCCCAGCCCAACAGACCCATGTAGACGAGCCCGGCTATGGACATCAGGGCGAACACGGGCGCGAAGGCCAGCTCCAGGGCGTTCGAATGCCACGCGGCGATGAACACCACCAGCGACGCCACGGACAGCACCGCCACGATGGGGTGCAGGACCTTCGGCAGACGGATGGGTTCAGGCCGGGCGGCCAGGCCCAGCGCGAAGATCGCCGTCCCGACAGAACCGGAGACGCCGGACGTGAAGTGGAACCCCCAGACCATCCGCTGCATCGCCAGCGCCGAATCGAGCCATTCCTGCGATTTCGCCGCCTCGCTCTCCAGCGCGGCCAGCCCCATGCCGACGATCATGTAGTCGAGGCCCCGCATCACCATCTGCAAGGTCGCGGCGATAACCATCCCCAGCAGGCCGAGCCGCGCCACGGGGCCGGCATACCGCCGCAGGGTCAGGAGTCCGTGCAGCATGAGCAGGGCGCCGCAGATGAGCACCACCGGCACGGTGTAAGACAGCGTCGCGTTGCGCGCCATCGCCAGCGTGAGGTCGCTGAGGCTGGTGCTCGGCACCGTGTCCACTACGCCACGGCCCGGCGAGAGCGCATAGCCCACCCCCACCGCCACCATCCCCAGCAGCAACGACCAGCCGCCGAGCTGCTTGTCGGTCAGACATCTGAGGTGTTTCACGTTATGTTTCCGCCGCGACCGAGTGGACGCCGCCTATGGTCATACTGAGTCGCCCACCGAGGCAAGGTCGCTTCCGGCCTAGAGCGCCCGCAGGACGGCGATTGCCTCTCCGCTAGCCGCCTCCACCTTCAAACCTTGACCCGGCTTCGGCGAATTTCCTTTGCGACACTATGCGAAAGAGCATTCGCCGGTCGCGGTTTGTGAGTCTTGTGGAACTGGAGCAAGAGAAGCTAGCAGCCATATTAGAGGCCTGCCACTCCTACTATCGGCGAACCGAGAGTTCTCGTGAGGACGACCGCATCAGCCCGAATGCACGTGAGTTCATCGCCTCACAGCTTCGTCCAGATATGCGTGTCCTGGACATCGGGTGCGGCAACGGCGCCACGCTGCTCGAGCACTGCCACCGATTCGCATCGGGCCTGGGCGTCGACCATGACCTCGCGCACGTCGACTTGGCCGAGGAGGCGCTGCGGGAGAGCGAGTGCACCAACGTTGAGTTCAGGCTGCTCGAATTTCCAGGCGACGCACACGAGTTGGAGCCAGGGGCATTCGACTTTGCGTTCACCGAGCGTGGGCCGATCGGCTGTGACAGCCATGGCATCCAGGCGGCGCTGCGGATCCTCAAGGACGACGCCCTGCTGTTCTGCGAGGTGATCGGCAACCTGCATCACCAGGAAGTGACCGAGACATTTGGTCCTGGGCAGACGCGCC from Chloroflexota bacterium harbors:
- a CDS encoding class I SAM-dependent methyltransferase, which translates into the protein MRVLDIGCGNGATLLEHCHRFASGLGVDHDLAHVDLAEEALRESECTNVEFRLLEFPGDAHELEPGAFDFAFTERGPIGCDSHGIQAALRILKDDALLFCEVIGNLHHQEVTETFGPGQTRQPHHETIRTLDQARAAMEQNGVSIRIAADIVRKRYYPSIYDWLQFQCRIWTWSGKPLPSPDDVRFRLFAERNTLQSGEIETTHHVVWVGGVKRSGGSHYDERG
- a CDS encoding HAD family phosphatase translates to MKKYILFDHDGVLVETEFWYFKAGERALADIGFTMDRDQYLRDMTHGNATWAQAIAAGIDEQSIDRQREVRNAYYQEYLRTEDIEIDGVLETLDVLAGTYRMGIITTSKPDDFALIHKERAIVDYMEFYLARDDYERAKPHPEPYLKGLQRFGATAAETVVIEDSARGLESAIAAGIDCIVVANEFTASHDLSKATAKVATFRELPTAIKELAS
- a CDS encoding FAD-dependent oxidoreductase — encoded protein: MSAKRVVIVGGGFAGLSAAYTLMRRGITPLLLEANERVGGRGRGERVDGFSLDMGAFVFTSTYDTAFRMCEELGLPLVPSMMKFGHHRNGRWVTTTPDQSLWNFIRHLRTAIAMGFLSPAGMRAGFKVMREIHRQADYMSFASDSPIAAIDDDESFGDYMQRLNVPENLQLTLEAPLKMILGDPRPAGQALMRAYIGETMLHEGRVSMPERGIGSLSEALATYCADAIRVSTPVRRIVVADGSATGVVTDGETIEADAVICAVPGTKVADLVPELPAETRRALGAVSYSTGCRVVIGLDRSPLPPGWHGALFPEDDDAPLLLDRTAFLPSCAPPGKGILDLLIGRDRAKELIPLADEEIKRRMLGAARRNAPPGSAFPGDDEGLFYRVYRWEEALCMGTPGMLAAVAKIPEQLAGRIDNLFLAGDYMSVPSVNGALSSGQSAAIEVADRLKSRVS
- a CDS encoding phosphoribosylaminoimidazolesuccinocarboxamide synthase gives rise to the protein MENVIYTPEGYTDRIRQVLGNCLVETNHSQGEKSIGKVRDRYDLGDRLALITTDRQSAFDRVLAAIPFKGQVLNLTSAWWFEQTRHIVPNHVLSIPDPNVTIAKQCIVFPIEFVVRGYITGTTSTALWTVYKSGRREYCGIDLPEGLVKNQKLPSNYLTPTTKSEDHDRPISPDEIVSENWMTAADWEQCSRIALELFAFGQAKAAEHGLILVDTKYEMGRDENGEILLIDEIHTPDSSRYWIADTYQQRMREGREPDNVDKEFLRLWFTENCNPYEDEVLPPAPDDLVVELSRRYIYLYEKITGRSFEFPESDQPIETRLASNLQGIT
- a CDS encoding HEPN domain-containing protein, with product MESMVRRKGEILASIPAFLDVMEWVEVHWSSERGLRPPAGTIPRDSGVRQEVVQPDSMAAASRLYLAAARYGAEEVATHATRFASHGMVETQNTFLLRGQPPKRVIDLDDHTVLIPYREAMSDGELRRLASDSGQRDFWPPDGATDVYILRTTVFENKGRWIGEPEQHISPLLRLGIEPLVLLLGLVWGVGLRPFGGLYSIPEPIAATLPHVFSLQNGSWAQRTSLLSPGFGHQPTTRPFDARELADLVERHTALPDQERNRAALALRRLRDSRERDGEDAMSDRAIDLTIALEAMFMEGERYNHGKFVSGRASWHYADSTQERDAVRNQLKEFYSYRNDVAHGKSAGRSQTVWDMLDKIDNIARACLKTMIIKGRPGDWEASKDFKQIRQNPPRKDTEIPSTKSDSLSWSVAEQRAIDAALVAVWRPEVDNAPDPVPGAVVHITQGIVSEGIERCRREGTAFTIVAPIRLYLAHPMWPKEGEDPDQRVMHYCGQDVERHLRMWHSAAQEKVMHIFELESESPEFFLPRVLPHWRELLQRAGL
- a CDS encoding PIN domain-containing protein encodes the protein MILLDTDVLIDVALDRLPHSDPASELLDRIEHGAEAAYIAWHSASNFYYIVSPVLGGTSTREFIAELTRFVSVATTDTESVRYATALPMADFEDAIQVAAARACGARHIVTRNVADYERSPIRAISPQESLSELF
- a CDS encoding DUF6364 family protein codes for the protein MKQKLTITVDAELLPAAKRYARSRGVSLSSLVEQSLREMAGGNMQSFSMRWRGKFRAAERHDDPRYDALAKKFLQ